In Nocardia asteroides, the following proteins share a genomic window:
- a CDS encoding glycine-rich domain-containing protein, giving the protein MALSFLRRGQRPVDLTAVDRAVADLTFPDAIFKTCPWQPRDLVETGLRQWLRCCGAAMRDDQVIGMPSHAVDEAWHGFILCTQQYARFCADAYGRFLHHFPDGAGDSAPDHGSMIDQLGRTVVAWSMVAAPGEECVLWDLDRQVGVEQPWGVDARHVAAVQERLRRA; this is encoded by the coding sequence GTGGCGCTCTCGTTCCTCCGACGCGGTCAGCGACCGGTCGATCTCACCGCGGTCGACCGAGCCGTGGCAGACCTGACCTTTCCCGACGCGATCTTCAAGACCTGCCCGTGGCAGCCGCGGGATCTGGTGGAAACCGGTCTGCGCCAATGGTTGCGCTGCTGCGGCGCGGCCATGCGCGACGACCAGGTGATCGGGATGCCCTCGCACGCCGTCGACGAGGCCTGGCACGGCTTCATCCTGTGCACCCAGCAGTACGCGCGTTTCTGCGCCGACGCGTACGGCCGGTTCCTGCACCACTTCCCCGACGGGGCCGGCGACAGCGCACCCGACCACGGGTCGATGATCGACCAGCTCGGCCGCACCGTGGTGGCCTGGTCGATGGTGGCCGCGCCCGGCGAGGAGTGCGTGCTGTGGGATCTGGACCGCCAGGTCGGGGTGGAGCAGCCGTGGGGCGTGGACGCCCGGCACGTCGCCGCCGTTCAGGAGCGACTGCGCCGGGCGTGA
- a CDS encoding zinc-binding dehydrogenase, whose product MRAVQVKEFGGPEVLEVRDLPTPQPGPGEVVVDVEVADVMFLDTRLRSGWGQDYFPLSLPYVPGGAIGGVVSAIGAEVDPSRLGTRVVTQTAASGVGGGLPIGGYAEQSLAKADTLVEIPDGLSTEQAVALAHDGRTAFAVFDHAGVQPDSWVLITAAAGGLGTLLTQLSVAAGAKVVAAARGADKLALAERLGATAVVDYSAADWAARVREITGGGADVVFDGAGGALGGQALTATADNGKFLGYGSAAGDFADIDTAAAAAHGVTVTGLFDLVAGDVDWSEIALRAQAEVAAGRLNVVIGQTFPLAEVARAHAVIGSRSALGRTLLTIGA is encoded by the coding sequence ATGCGTGCGGTGCAGGTCAAGGAATTCGGTGGTCCAGAAGTGCTCGAGGTGCGGGATCTGCCCACGCCGCAGCCGGGGCCGGGGGAAGTGGTCGTCGACGTCGAGGTGGCCGACGTGATGTTCCTCGACACCCGGTTGCGCAGCGGGTGGGGCCAGGACTACTTCCCACTGAGCCTGCCGTATGTGCCCGGCGGCGCGATCGGCGGCGTCGTGTCCGCGATCGGCGCCGAGGTCGATCCGAGTCGGCTCGGCACGCGCGTCGTCACCCAGACCGCGGCCAGTGGTGTCGGCGGCGGCCTGCCGATCGGCGGCTACGCCGAACAGTCCCTGGCCAAGGCCGACACCCTGGTCGAGATCCCCGACGGGCTGAGCACCGAGCAGGCCGTCGCGCTCGCCCACGACGGCCGCACCGCCTTCGCCGTGTTCGATCACGCCGGGGTGCAACCCGATTCGTGGGTGCTGATCACCGCCGCCGCGGGCGGCCTCGGCACCCTGCTCACCCAGCTGTCGGTCGCCGCGGGCGCCAAGGTGGTCGCCGCCGCGCGCGGCGCGGACAAACTCGCGCTCGCTGAGCGGCTCGGCGCGACCGCCGTGGTCGACTACTCCGCGGCGGACTGGGCCGCGCGGGTCAGGGAGATCACCGGCGGGGGAGCCGACGTCGTCTTCGACGGCGCGGGCGGCGCCCTCGGCGGACAGGCGCTCACCGCCACCGCCGACAACGGAAAATTCCTCGGATATGGTTCTGCCGCAGGTGATTTCGCTGACATTGACACAGCGGCCGCAGCCGCTCACGGGGTCACCGTGACCGGACTGTTCGACCTCGTGGCCGGGGATGTCGACTGGTCCGAGATCGCCCTGCGTGCCCAGGCGGAAGTGGCCGCAGGCAGGCTGAATGTGGTCATCGGACAGACGTTCCCGCTCGCGGAGGTGGCCCGCGCCCACGCGGTGATCGGGAGTCGATCGGCCCTCGGCCGCACCCTCTTGACGATCGGCGCGTGA
- a CDS encoding TetR/AcrR family transcriptional regulator: MSGLRERWRRKAVHTIQERALDLFDEKGFGAVTIDEIAAAAEVSPSTVYRLFGTKEGIIVADEFDTLSAEEIGAMVDPHDPIASLLRSVRTDEAAPAEAPEQGPWRRVRYHFTEPSVRMAACASADRTAQRLMPLIASTGKLTETQARVAANALAFGYFAALEQWYLDGGERPVADYVEDGLRPLRAIWPVAGDR; encoded by the coding sequence ATGTCCGGACTTCGCGAACGCTGGCGGCGCAAGGCCGTGCACACCATCCAGGAACGTGCCCTGGACCTGTTCGACGAGAAGGGGTTCGGCGCCGTCACCATCGACGAGATCGCCGCCGCCGCCGAGGTCTCGCCGTCGACGGTCTACCGCCTGTTCGGCACGAAGGAAGGGATCATCGTCGCCGACGAGTTCGACACTTTGAGCGCGGAGGAGATCGGCGCGATGGTCGACCCGCACGACCCCATCGCGAGCCTGCTGCGGTCGGTCCGCACCGACGAGGCGGCCCCGGCCGAAGCGCCCGAACAGGGGCCGTGGCGGCGCGTGCGGTATCACTTCACCGAGCCCTCGGTCCGGATGGCCGCGTGCGCGTCCGCCGACCGGACCGCGCAGCGCTTGATGCCGCTCATCGCGTCCACCGGAAAGCTCACCGAGACGCAGGCGCGGGTCGCCGCGAACGCCCTGGCCTTCGGCTATTTCGCCGCTCTCGAGCAGTGGTATCTCGACGGCGGCGAGCGGCCCGTCGCCGACTATGTCGAGGACGGGCTGCGCCCGCTGCGCGCCATCTGGCCCGTCGCCGGCGATCGTTGA
- a CDS encoding TetR/AcrR family transcriptional regulator, whose translation MSRTEVVRDYGGRSADTRRDERRRKLLTAARQIWGESGIGQVTVRGVCTAAGLTPRYFYEHFTDREKLIVQVAEDARTEVLDLLVGTSLATPGRLRPKLLAALTALFELLATDRTLHRIVADWATAEPLVQMRNETLDQLTELVLTHGTGLLDIDLPGAADIRRGALFTVGGVSMVLDHWLRDPTESAPDLARQCTNLCLAAINGFGAPDPRPSTPVDNT comes from the coding sequence ATGTCCCGAACCGAGGTTGTGCGCGACTACGGCGGTCGCAGCGCCGACACCCGCCGCGACGAGCGCCGTCGCAAACTGCTCACCGCCGCCCGGCAGATCTGGGGGGAGTCCGGCATCGGCCAGGTCACCGTGCGCGGCGTCTGCACCGCCGCCGGCCTGACCCCGCGCTACTTCTACGAGCACTTCACCGATCGCGAGAAGCTGATCGTCCAGGTCGCCGAGGACGCGCGCACCGAGGTACTCGATCTCCTGGTCGGCACCAGCCTGGCCACCCCCGGCCGCCTGCGCCCCAAACTGCTCGCGGCCCTCACCGCCCTGTTCGAACTCCTCGCCACCGACCGCACCCTGCACCGGATCGTCGCCGACTGGGCCACCGCCGAGCCATTGGTCCAGATGCGCAACGAAACCCTCGACCAGCTCACCGAATTGGTGCTGACCCACGGCACCGGCCTGCTCGACATCGACCTTCCCGGCGCCGCCGACATCCGGCGCGGCGCGCTGTTCACCGTCGGCGGCGTCTCGATGGTTCTCGATCACTGGCTCCGCGACCCCACCGAGTCGGCCCCCGATTTGGCCCGCCAATGCACGAATCTGTGCCTGGCCGCCATCAACGGCTTCGGAGCCCCCGACCCGCGGCCCTCGACACCTGTCGACAACACCTGA
- a CDS encoding competence protein CoiA family protein, with protein MTAARGQYGTLVDVRVEGAYAEWSGRKGLTCLLCRCPVEVYYRRSTGNVFVRHGKNTPAGTIPAGGKVSETFEHARLKQWTCDRLATFGLADVAVEPRIGDQYPDVYGTRDGVSYAVEIQWSNLAPDRARERTAGLRAAGCDQVLWVTRHRHWIEKIPAVSLGEFKRTGSGGGYRIQSGFLTPRTSARTNRLAMADRHYPLDSFLQHWSTPGELAWAYTTPTTAGWATVTDWETLTRDQAAEIVKKSRQLADALGERDRLRYQVETAEDAIKSNAATIARQARTIDHAIEERVELTKRGDDLTAALAEAEDARADKVERLQAAEETLTKVTAELRRLQSKFRRRRVVIIVLLVLCSVLGATLLLC; from the coding sequence ATGACGGCCGCGCGTGGTCAGTACGGCACTCTGGTCGACGTACGGGTCGAGGGAGCCTACGCCGAGTGGTCGGGACGAAAAGGTCTGACTTGTCTGCTGTGCAGGTGCCCGGTCGAGGTGTACTACCGCCGCAGTACTGGCAACGTCTTCGTCCGCCACGGGAAGAACACTCCAGCAGGGACTATCCCGGCGGGTGGCAAGGTCTCCGAGACGTTCGAGCATGCTCGCCTCAAGCAATGGACTTGCGATCGTCTCGCGACGTTCGGGCTGGCCGACGTGGCGGTGGAACCTCGCATCGGTGACCAGTACCCCGATGTCTACGGGACCAGGGATGGTGTCTCCTATGCCGTCGAGATTCAGTGGAGCAACCTGGCTCCGGATCGGGCTCGGGAACGAACCGCGGGCCTTCGAGCTGCCGGGTGCGACCAGGTCCTGTGGGTAACGCGGCATCGCCATTGGATCGAGAAGATTCCCGCGGTCAGTCTCGGTGAGTTCAAACGCACGGGTTCTGGTGGCGGCTACCGCATCCAATCCGGTTTCCTCACACCACGCACCTCTGCACGCACGAATCGGTTGGCGATGGCCGACCGTCACTATCCGCTCGACAGCTTCCTCCAGCACTGGAGTACTCCAGGTGAGCTTGCCTGGGCGTACACCACACCTACGACCGCAGGATGGGCCACCGTGACTGACTGGGAAACGCTCACCCGCGACCAGGCTGCCGAAATCGTGAAGAAGAGCCGTCAGCTCGCCGACGCGCTCGGCGAGCGCGACCGACTCCGGTACCAGGTCGAAACTGCCGAGGATGCGATCAAATCAAATGCTGCGACGATCGCCCGGCAGGCGCGCACGATCGATCATGCGATCGAGGAGCGGGTCGAACTCACGAAGCGGGGCGATGACCTGACGGCTGCCCTGGCCGAGGCCGAGGATGCCCGAGCAGACAAGGTCGAGCGACTGCAGGCGGCCGAGGAAACGTTGACCAAGGTCACCGCAGAGTTGCGTCGATTGCAGTCGAAGTTCAGGCGTCGGCGGGTCGTGATCATCGTCCTCCTCGTTCTGTGCAGTGTGCTTGGCGCGACGTTGCTGCTCTGCTGA
- a CDS encoding SDR family oxidoreductase has protein sequence MTTDTLAPANRRTVRNGDFELAVFEYGDAAADTVVLVHGWPDTHHLWDKVIPLLAQRFHVVAYDTRGHGESTRTQRTADFRLDELARDFYAVVDAVSPDRPVHVLAHDWGSVQVWEAVCEPQAAERVASFTSVSGPNLDHLAAWVRDRLSRPTPRNIWQPVTQALSSAYTAFFMTPVLPRATFSAIGTEKVWQRAVALMNDTAPSNVVLGPTFRRDMVDGLLIYRANIVQRMLSPRERRTEVPVQLIVAGRDVAVRPAGYDDSRKWTARLWRRDVPAGHWMPFSHPELLATATTELIDALAGAAVPRGLARAEVGRTRKEFENQLVVITGAGSGIGRETALAFARLGAELVVSDVNENAAKETAEQIAAVGGVAHAYSLDVSDEAAVRAHADAVIAAHGVPDILINNAGVGQAGSFLDTTSAEFDRVLRINLGGVVNGCRAFGAAMAERGLGGHIVNLSSMAAYSPQRDMAAYATSKSAVFMFSDCLRAELADRGISVSTVCPGIVHTNIVATTHFAGVSAEEEAATQRKFDKLYERRGYTPDKVAAQIVKAVRSGRDIVPVTPESWVQYRINRIAPGAVRFAARRMKLV, from the coding sequence ATGACCACCGACACCCTCGCACCCGCCAACCGGCGCACAGTCCGCAACGGCGATTTCGAGCTGGCCGTGTTCGAATACGGTGACGCCGCCGCCGACACCGTCGTGCTCGTGCACGGCTGGCCCGACACCCATCACCTGTGGGACAAGGTGATTCCGCTGCTGGCCCAGCGTTTCCACGTGGTCGCCTACGACACCCGCGGTCACGGCGAGTCCACCCGCACCCAGCGCACCGCCGACTTCCGCCTCGACGAGCTCGCCCGCGACTTCTACGCCGTCGTCGACGCCGTGAGCCCGGACCGTCCCGTGCACGTGCTGGCCCACGACTGGGGTTCGGTGCAGGTGTGGGAGGCCGTGTGCGAGCCGCAGGCCGCCGAGCGGGTCGCCTCGTTCACCTCGGTGTCGGGTCCCAACCTCGACCACCTGGCCGCCTGGGTCCGGGACCGGCTCTCGCGCCCCACCCCGCGCAACATCTGGCAGCCGGTGACCCAGGCGCTGTCCTCGGCCTACACCGCGTTCTTCATGACCCCGGTGCTGCCGCGCGCCACCTTCAGCGCCATCGGCACCGAGAAGGTGTGGCAGCGCGCCGTCGCCCTCATGAACGACACCGCCCCGTCCAATGTGGTGCTCGGCCCGACCTTCCGCCGCGACATGGTCGACGGACTGCTCATCTACCGCGCGAACATCGTGCAGCGCATGCTGTCCCCGCGTGAACGCCGCACCGAGGTGCCGGTGCAGCTGATCGTGGCCGGGCGCGACGTCGCCGTGCGGCCCGCGGGCTACGACGACTCGCGCAAGTGGACCGCGCGGCTGTGGCGTCGCGACGTGCCCGCCGGACACTGGATGCCGTTCTCGCATCCGGAACTGCTGGCCACCGCCACCACCGAACTCATCGACGCGCTCGCGGGCGCGGCCGTGCCGCGTGGGCTCGCCCGCGCCGAGGTGGGCCGGACCAGGAAGGAATTCGAGAACCAGCTGGTGGTGATCACCGGCGCCGGCAGCGGCATCGGCCGCGAGACCGCGCTGGCCTTCGCCCGGCTCGGCGCCGAGCTGGTGGTCTCGGACGTGAACGAGAACGCGGCCAAGGAGACCGCCGAGCAGATCGCCGCCGTCGGCGGTGTGGCGCACGCCTATTCGCTCGACGTGTCCGACGAGGCCGCGGTGCGCGCGCACGCCGACGCGGTGATCGCCGCCCACGGCGTGCCCGACATCTTGATCAACAACGCCGGCGTCGGCCAGGCGGGCAGTTTCCTCGACACCACCTCGGCGGAGTTCGACCGGGTGCTGCGGATCAACCTCGGCGGTGTGGTCAACGGCTGCCGTGCCTTCGGCGCCGCGATGGCCGAGCGCGGCCTGGGCGGGCACATCGTGAACCTGTCGAGCATGGCCGCCTACAGCCCACAGCGCGACATGGCCGCCTACGCCACCAGCAAGTCGGCGGTGTTCATGTTCTCCGACTGCCTGCGCGCCGAGCTGGCCGACCGCGGCATCTCGGTCTCGACCGTGTGCCCCGGCATCGTGCACACCAATATCGTCGCCACCACCCACTTCGCGGGTGTCTCCGCCGAGGAGGAGGCGGCCACGCAGCGCAAGTTCGACAAGCTCTACGAGCGGCGCGGCTACACCCCCGACAAGGTCGCCGCGCAGATCGTCAAGGCGGTGCGCAGCGGTCGCGACATCGTCCCGGTGACGCCGGAATCGTGGGTGCAGTACCGGATCAACCGGATCGCCCCCGGTGCGGTCAGGTTCGCGGCCCGCCGGATGAAGCTGGTCTGA
- a CDS encoding PDR/VanB family oxidoreductase, translated as MTTREIPAALPADLYGKHRHDPSLRVLDAIAGARLRWSALVNRREPNPRVDDRRFPVVVTERRIEAHDQDVVSLRLAAHDGRPLPRWRPGAHLDLELPSGRLRQYSLCGDPADERAYRIAVRRIPGGGGGSTEVHDELPVGTRFMVRGPRNAFPFAVPGHGSPSQRLHFVAGGIGITPILPMARLAHRLGVPWTMVYSGRSRDTIPFLAELESFGPHVVVRTDDEHGLPTAADLLPGVDAGTAVYACGPTPMTSAIVTAVRTMPDVELHFERFSPPPIVDGTAFEIEFASTGTVIEVPADRSALDAILEARPDQPYSCRQGFCRTCVVRVLAGEPDHREHTLTDADHAAGELLACVSRSHGERLVLDL; from the coding sequence GTGACCACCCGCGAGATCCCCGCGGCCCTGCCCGCCGACCTCTACGGCAAACACCGCCACGACCCGAGCCTGCGGGTGCTCGACGCGATCGCGGGCGCGCGACTGCGCTGGAGCGCACTGGTCAACCGGCGGGAACCGAATCCGCGCGTGGACGACCGCCGCTTCCCGGTGGTGGTGACCGAGCGCCGGATCGAAGCGCACGACCAGGACGTGGTGAGCCTGCGGCTCGCCGCGCACGACGGCAGGCCGCTGCCGCGCTGGCGACCCGGCGCGCACCTCGATCTGGAGCTGCCGTCGGGCCGGCTGCGCCAGTACTCGCTGTGCGGTGACCCCGCCGACGAACGTGCCTACCGGATCGCGGTACGCCGCATCCCCGGCGGCGGTGGCGGGTCGACGGAAGTCCACGACGAGCTGCCGGTCGGCACTCGATTCATGGTGCGCGGACCGCGCAACGCCTTCCCGTTCGCCGTGCCCGGCCACGGATCACCCTCGCAGCGACTGCATTTCGTCGCGGGCGGCATCGGCATCACGCCGATCCTGCCGATGGCCCGGCTCGCGCACCGCCTCGGCGTGCCGTGGACCATGGTCTACAGCGGACGCAGCCGCGACACCATCCCGTTCCTGGCCGAGCTGGAGTCGTTCGGGCCGCACGTCGTGGTCCGCACCGACGACGAGCACGGCCTGCCCACCGCGGCCGACCTGCTGCCCGGCGTCGACGCGGGCACCGCCGTCTACGCCTGCGGCCCGACGCCGATGACCTCGGCGATCGTGACCGCGGTGCGCACCATGCCCGACGTGGAACTGCATTTCGAACGCTTCTCGCCGCCGCCGATCGTCGACGGCACCGCCTTCGAGATCGAATTCGCCTCCACCGGAACGGTGATCGAGGTGCCCGCCGACCGCAGCGCCCTCGACGCCATCCTCGAAGCCCGCCCCGACCAGCCCTACTCCTGTCGCCAGGGGTTCTGCCGCACCTGCGTGGTGCGGGTACTGGCAGGCGAGCCCGATCATCGGGAGCACACCCTCACCGATGCCGACCACGCCGCGGGCGAGCTGCTCGCCTGCGTATCCCGTTCGCACGGTGAGCGATTGGTGCTCGACCTGTGA
- a CDS encoding oxygenase MpaB family protein → MSQSVPSRHPAQPQPVPGVVRALAFTLGVRGPDSAQFRQLGELLTVGDEPMDRLVEWMYQVGMRTARPLFEQALAEGVDALDAPPEPLRQFFAGIEATPDWVDEDELARAALVMRGLGADGMYVARDVALLGGYQFAGFNQTLLRTGALEKGSNARFAETMQWGLDVASRDGLRHFGTGYRSTLRVRLIHAFVRRHVSGLPDWRPERWGLPVNQTDMAATLVGALIVPVVGGLGMGRLLPRADLEAVAHLTRYTGWLIGVDERFLPTSFADAVRVLYHTTAALAAADETTRRLAAPMVDDPLSWHYDRFPQVRRRIARSAHLSVTATVLGPGAMRRLGLSPFVLPWYPLLRLPINLSRSVAAYALPGGMHRAAARGDRENAAFLRTLTDGHATLGAAAEHLAKSA, encoded by the coding sequence ATGTCCCAGTCCGTGCCGTCGCGGCATCCCGCGCAGCCCCAACCGGTGCCCGGGGTGGTCCGCGCCCTGGCCTTCACGCTCGGAGTGCGTGGGCCCGACTCCGCGCAGTTCCGGCAGCTGGGCGAGCTGCTGACGGTCGGGGACGAGCCGATGGATCGGCTGGTCGAGTGGATGTATCAGGTCGGGATGCGCACGGCCCGGCCGCTGTTCGAGCAGGCGCTGGCGGAGGGGGTCGACGCACTGGACGCGCCGCCGGAACCGTTGCGGCAGTTCTTCGCCGGAATCGAGGCGACCCCGGACTGGGTCGACGAGGACGAGCTCGCGCGGGCCGCGCTGGTCATGCGTGGCCTCGGCGCCGACGGCATGTATGTCGCGCGAGATGTGGCGCTGCTGGGCGGCTATCAATTCGCCGGTTTCAATCAGACCCTGCTGCGCACCGGCGCGCTGGAGAAGGGGTCCAACGCACGCTTCGCCGAGACGATGCAGTGGGGGCTGGACGTCGCCTCGCGGGACGGTCTGCGGCACTTCGGCACCGGGTATCGATCCACCCTGCGCGTGCGGTTGATCCACGCGTTCGTGCGGCGGCACGTGAGCGGGCTGCCCGACTGGCGACCGGAGCGGTGGGGTCTGCCGGTGAACCAGACAGACATGGCCGCGACGCTGGTCGGCGCGCTCATCGTGCCGGTCGTCGGCGGGTTGGGAATGGGCAGGCTGCTCCCGCGCGCCGATCTCGAGGCCGTCGCGCACCTCACCCGGTACACGGGCTGGCTCATCGGCGTCGACGAGCGGTTCCTGCCCACGTCCTTCGCCGACGCGGTCCGCGTGCTCTACCACACCACCGCCGCGCTGGCGGCGGCCGACGAGACCACGCGGCGCCTGGCCGCGCCGATGGTCGACGACCCGCTGAGCTGGCACTACGACCGGTTCCCGCAGGTGCGCAGGCGGATCGCGCGCTCGGCGCACCTGTCGGTCACCGCCACCGTCCTCGGCCCCGGGGCCATGCGCAGGCTGGGCCTGTCGCCCTTCGTCCTCCCGTGGTATCCGCTACTGCGCCTGCCGATCAACCTGAGCAGATCCGTCGCCGCCTACGCCCTGCCCGGCGGGATGCATCGCGCGGCGGCGCGGGGCGATCGGGAGAACGCCGCCTTCCTGCGGACGCTGACCGACGGTCACGCGACACTCGGCGCGGCGGCCGAGCACCTGGCGAAGAGCGCCTGA
- a CDS encoding ABC transporter ATP-binding protein: MTTTDLAVAPKRTAPPPDPVPAAPGLGVLLRPHAGGFAVVVALQIVGAVAGLAPLLAVVELGRAVLAPGPIDEGRVWSAVAFGALGLLVKLLFTTASAGLGHLLDGRVQLSLRRLLATQLGRVPIGWFSRRRTGELAKVVGEDVSAVHPFLAHAPGELVAAFVVPLVSLVYLLTVDWRLTLIALVPVLLAVLLVPLMMTPTRQREQADFDAALGRIADAVVEFVQGIAVVKAFGGGDRAHRRFRTAVDEFADTFLRWARGLSPIAAGMQLVLSPPFVLLVILVGGAFLITGGSLAPVDLLPFLLLGLGLTAPVAALGHGFDDLQAAGRAVGRIRAVLAVAPLPEPLDPVAPQGHRVELRDVRFGYDADREVLRGIDLVLEPGTTTALVGPSGSGKSTLVQLLPRFFDPTHGSITLGGVDLREIGSRELYRTVSFVFQDVRLLRASVADNIALAVPDADRDQVVRAARLAGIHDRILDLPHGYETVLGEETRLSGGEAQRLALARALLADTPVLVLDEATAFADPQTEQAVRHTLSGLRGDRTVLVIAHRLETIADADTVVMMTDGVIVERGAPAHLLSGDGPFAEFR, encoded by the coding sequence ATGACCACCACCGACCTGGCCGTGGCGCCGAAGCGAACCGCGCCGCCACCGGATCCCGTCCCCGCCGCGCCGGGACTCGGGGTCCTGCTCCGTCCTCACGCAGGCGGATTCGCCGTGGTCGTGGCCTTGCAGATCGTCGGCGCCGTCGCCGGGCTGGCGCCGTTGCTCGCGGTGGTCGAGCTGGGCCGCGCGGTGCTGGCGCCCGGCCCGATCGATGAGGGCCGCGTCTGGTCGGCGGTAGCTTTCGGCGCCCTCGGCCTCCTGGTGAAACTGCTGTTCACCACAGCCTCGGCCGGGCTCGGGCATCTGCTCGACGGCCGGGTGCAGCTGTCGCTGCGCCGGCTGCTGGCCACCCAGCTGGGCCGGGTGCCGATCGGCTGGTTCTCCCGGCGCCGCACCGGAGAACTGGCCAAGGTGGTCGGGGAGGACGTGAGCGCGGTGCATCCATTCCTCGCGCACGCGCCCGGCGAACTGGTCGCGGCCTTCGTGGTGCCGCTGGTTTCACTGGTCTACCTGCTCACCGTCGACTGGCGGCTGACCCTGATCGCGCTCGTCCCGGTCCTGCTGGCGGTGCTGCTGGTGCCGCTCATGATGACGCCCACCCGGCAACGCGAGCAGGCCGATTTCGATGCCGCGCTGGGCCGGATCGCCGACGCGGTGGTGGAGTTCGTGCAGGGCATCGCCGTGGTGAAAGCCTTCGGCGGCGGTGACCGCGCGCACCGCCGATTCCGCACGGCGGTGGACGAATTCGCCGACACCTTCCTGCGCTGGGCGCGCGGATTGTCGCCGATCGCGGCGGGCATGCAGCTGGTGCTGTCGCCGCCGTTCGTGCTGCTGGTGATCCTCGTCGGCGGTGCGTTCCTGATCACCGGCGGCTCGCTGGCACCGGTCGATCTGCTGCCGTTCCTGCTGCTGGGCCTCGGGCTGACCGCCCCGGTCGCGGCGCTCGGGCACGGCTTCGACGATCTCCAGGCGGCGGGGCGCGCGGTCGGCCGGATCCGGGCGGTGCTGGCCGTCGCGCCGTTGCCCGAGCCGTTGGATCCTGTTGCGCCACAGGGGCATCGCGTGGAACTGCGCGACGTCCGTTTCGGCTACGACGCAGATCGCGAGGTGCTACGTGGGATCGATCTGGTGCTCGAACCGGGCACGACGACGGCGCTGGTCGGTCCGTCCGGCAGCGGCAAATCGACGCTCGTGCAACTACTTCCCCGGTTCTTCGATCCGACGCACGGCTCGATCACCCTCGGCGGAGTCGATCTGCGCGAGATCGGCAGCCGCGAGCTCTACCGCACGGTGTCGTTCGTCTTCCAGGACGTACGGCTGCTGCGCGCCTCGGTCGCCGACAACATCGCCCTGGCGGTTCCGGACGCGGACCGCGACCAGGTGGTGCGGGCCGCCCGGCTGGCCGGGATCCACGACCGGATCCTGGATTTGCCCCACGGCTACGAGACGGTGCTCGGCGAGGAAACCAGGCTGTCCGGCGGCGAGGCTCAGCGACTCGCCCTCGCCCGCGCGTTGCTGGCCGACACCCCGGTCCTCGTCCTCGACGAGGCGACCGCGTTCGCCGACCCGCAGACCGAACAGGCCGTGCGGCACACCCTGTCCGGCCTGCGCGGGGACCGGACCGTGCTGGTCATCGCGCACCGGCTGGAAACCATCGCCGACGCCGACACCGTCGTCATGATGACCGACGGCGTGATCGTGGAGCGCGGTGCTCCGGCCCACCTGCTGTCCGGCGACGGCCCCTTCGCCGAATTCCGGTGA